A genome region from Microbacterium terricola includes the following:
- a CDS encoding glycoside hydrolase family 1 protein — protein sequence MPATSFPVDFLWGVATAGHQNEGDNVTSDTWFLENVTPTVFQERSGKAANGWELWETDLDLVAGMGLNAYRFSVEWARIEPVEGEFSEEALAHYEAVVDGCIARGLAPIVTFSHFTSPHWFAARGAWLDADAPALFARFVGVVMDRFGDRIRLAVTFNEPDLPEMLTWADLPPFVADLERATLAAAEKAAGVERYRAGNVMLREDFAGMRAGMTAAHRAATAAIKAHRPDLPVGLSLAMCDDVAAPGGEELRDRKRAEVYDYWLELARDDDFVGVQNYERLHYGPEGLLPPEPGAILNGMGTPVDPDSLRGAVQYAYDVSGVPILVSEHGVSTHDDTVRTAFIQPSLEGLAQAIADGVPVLGYCHWTLMDNFEWIFGYGPKLGLHEVDPVTFARTPKPSAAEYARLVVAHRG from the coding sequence ATGCCTGCTACCTCCTTCCCCGTCGACTTCCTCTGGGGCGTCGCCACCGCCGGTCATCAGAACGAGGGCGACAACGTCACGAGCGACACGTGGTTCCTCGAGAACGTGACCCCGACCGTCTTCCAAGAGCGTTCAGGCAAGGCCGCCAACGGCTGGGAGCTGTGGGAGACCGATCTCGACCTCGTCGCCGGCATGGGCCTGAACGCGTACCGCTTCTCCGTCGAGTGGGCCCGCATCGAGCCCGTCGAGGGCGAGTTCTCCGAGGAGGCGCTCGCGCACTACGAGGCCGTCGTCGACGGCTGCATCGCGCGGGGTCTCGCTCCGATCGTGACCTTCAGCCACTTCACGTCGCCGCACTGGTTCGCCGCGCGCGGAGCGTGGCTCGACGCGGACGCGCCCGCGCTGTTCGCCCGCTTCGTCGGAGTCGTGATGGATCGCTTCGGCGACCGCATCCGCCTCGCCGTCACCTTCAACGAGCCCGATCTGCCCGAGATGCTGACGTGGGCGGACCTCCCCCCGTTCGTGGCCGACCTGGAAAGGGCCACCCTCGCCGCGGCGGAGAAGGCTGCCGGCGTCGAGCGCTATCGCGCGGGCAACGTGATGCTGCGCGAGGACTTCGCCGGCATGCGCGCGGGCATGACCGCCGCGCACCGCGCCGCCACGGCCGCCATCAAGGCCCATCGTCCCGACCTGCCGGTCGGGCTCTCGCTGGCGATGTGCGACGACGTCGCCGCGCCGGGCGGCGAAGAGCTGCGCGACCGCAAGCGCGCCGAGGTCTACGACTACTGGCTCGAGCTCGCCCGTGACGACGACTTCGTCGGCGTGCAGAACTACGAGCGCCTGCACTACGGACCGGAGGGCCTTCTCCCGCCCGAGCCGGGGGCGATCCTCAACGGCATGGGGACGCCCGTCGATCCTGACTCGCTGCGCGGCGCGGTGCAGTACGCCTATGACGTCAGCGGCGTGCCGATCCTCGTCAGCGAGCACGGCGTCAGCACGCACGACGACACCGTCAGAACGGCGTTCATCCAGCCGTCGCTGGAGGGGCTCGCGCAGGCGATCGCCGACGGCGTCCCCGTGCTCGGGTACTGCCACTGGACGCTGATGGACAACTTCGAGTGGATCTTCGGCTACGGCCCGAAGCTCGGCCTGCACGAGGTCGACCCCGTCACGTTCGCCCGCACCCCCAAGCCGAGCGCGGCCGAGTACGCGCGACTCGTCGTCGCGCACCGCGGCTGA
- a CDS encoding alpha-L-rhamnosidase yields MSAPECRDLRVEYARAPLAVATDAPRFTWTVAHTQVAARIVVSDAAGNAVWDTGRLAGAGTSLIPYAGEPLASNADYGWTVESWSADGGRATAASIFGTALLRASDWTAARWVEPTQQPTALERWSLLDWIRGAAGDTPPEDRLRPVQLLRQTVRLDAAPLRARLFATAEGVYTASVNGAEVGDEVLAPGFDSYAHRISVQCYDVTDQLVAGENVVGIALADGWWAGRIGITGSSAQFGDRTAALWQLHLDLADGTSRVIGSGDAARSAPGPWRYADLFVGECFDARAVPRGWDAVGFDDAGWTPVAVRDGIPDRLVPFAGEPMRRVAELPAVTSRETAGGTVVDFGQVIAGRVRLRLTGAAAGDRVTIEHTETLDAQGEWFDNIRGINKEQTDVYVAAGGDEVYEPAFTFHGFRYARVSGAAGFEATAIVIASDLEQTGTFTTSDARLNRLHENVVWSQRGNFVSIPTDCPQREKVGWTGDAQVFAPAATNNAQVVPFLSRWLANLRADQLPDGAVPITSPRSPFDVEAAASATGLGGIEWAAGWSDAIVFVPWTLYERTGDVRVLEENVDAILRWVDFQAGATGDQFGDWLTPSTLEGLPPHEGMAVAPRLTGELVVPMFRAQSLTLAARITAVLGRDDEAADLARRAAAARAAFADEHLDEAGDLPVQLQGVYVLALAFDMVPDAVRARTAARLVELVRARGDRLDTGFLSVPYLLDVLWESGHRDLARTLLWQSEMPSWLYEVDAGATTIWESWDAVASDGTPRPVSLNHYAFGCVDDWLYRRVAGIQAAAPGYRAARIEPDFDAGLTHVSASVATPAGRLAVEWTREGDTATISCTVPHGVTATLEAAGRSIPLPAGQSTVAVALAD; encoded by the coding sequence GTGAGCGCACCGGAATGCCGCGACCTGCGGGTCGAGTACGCACGCGCACCGCTGGCGGTCGCGACCGATGCTCCCCGGTTCACCTGGACCGTCGCACACACCCAGGTCGCCGCACGCATCGTCGTGTCGGATGCGGCGGGGAACGCCGTGTGGGACACCGGCCGGCTCGCCGGCGCGGGCACGAGCCTCATCCCCTATGCGGGTGAGCCGCTGGCCTCGAACGCCGACTACGGCTGGACCGTCGAGAGCTGGTCGGCCGACGGCGGGCGCGCCACCGCGGCGTCGATCTTCGGGACCGCCCTGCTGCGTGCCTCCGACTGGACCGCTGCACGCTGGGTCGAGCCGACGCAGCAGCCCACGGCGCTCGAGCGCTGGAGCCTGCTCGACTGGATCAGGGGAGCGGCCGGAGACACGCCGCCGGAGGACCGGCTGCGCCCCGTGCAGCTGCTGCGGCAGACGGTGCGGCTCGATGCGGCGCCGCTGCGGGCCCGGCTGTTCGCGACCGCGGAGGGGGTCTACACCGCGAGTGTCAACGGGGCCGAGGTCGGCGATGAGGTGCTCGCGCCCGGATTCGACAGCTACGCGCACCGGATCAGCGTCCAGTGCTACGACGTCACCGATCAGCTGGTGGCGGGTGAGAACGTCGTGGGCATCGCGCTCGCGGACGGCTGGTGGGCCGGCCGGATCGGGATCACCGGCTCGAGCGCGCAGTTCGGCGACCGCACCGCCGCGCTCTGGCAGCTGCACCTCGACCTCGCCGACGGCACCAGCCGGGTCATCGGCTCGGGCGACGCCGCCCGCTCCGCCCCGGGACCGTGGCGGTATGCCGACCTGTTCGTCGGCGAGTGCTTCGACGCCCGTGCGGTACCGCGCGGATGGGATGCGGTGGGCTTCGACGACGCCGGCTGGACGCCCGTCGCCGTGCGGGACGGCATCCCGGACAGGCTCGTGCCGTTCGCGGGCGAGCCGATGCGGCGCGTGGCCGAGCTCCCCGCCGTGACCTCTCGAGAGACCGCGGGAGGCACCGTCGTCGACTTCGGGCAGGTGATCGCCGGCCGCGTCCGGCTGCGGCTGACCGGCGCTGCGGCAGGCGACCGGGTCACCATCGAGCACACCGAGACGCTCGACGCGCAGGGGGAGTGGTTCGACAACATCCGCGGCATCAACAAGGAGCAGACCGACGTCTACGTCGCCGCGGGCGGCGACGAGGTCTACGAGCCGGCGTTCACCTTCCACGGGTTCCGCTACGCGCGCGTCTCCGGCGCGGCCGGGTTCGAGGCCACCGCGATCGTCATCGCGAGCGACCTCGAGCAGACCGGCACCTTCACGACGTCGGATGCGCGCCTGAACCGCCTGCACGAGAACGTGGTGTGGAGCCAGCGGGGCAACTTCGTGTCCATCCCGACCGACTGCCCGCAGCGCGAGAAGGTGGGCTGGACGGGCGACGCCCAGGTCTTCGCCCCCGCCGCGACGAACAACGCGCAGGTCGTGCCGTTCCTCTCGCGCTGGCTCGCGAACCTCCGTGCCGATCAGCTGCCGGACGGCGCCGTGCCGATCACCTCGCCGCGCTCCCCGTTCGACGTCGAGGCCGCCGCGAGCGCCACGGGGCTCGGCGGCATCGAGTGGGCGGCGGGGTGGAGCGACGCGATCGTCTTCGTGCCGTGGACGCTCTACGAGCGCACGGGCGACGTCCGCGTGCTCGAGGAGAACGTCGACGCGATCCTGCGCTGGGTCGACTTCCAGGCAGGCGCCACCGGTGATCAGTTCGGCGACTGGCTCACCCCCAGCACGCTCGAGGGGCTGCCGCCGCACGAGGGGATGGCCGTCGCGCCGCGGCTGACCGGTGAGCTCGTCGTCCCGATGTTCCGGGCGCAGTCGCTCACCCTCGCCGCCCGGATCACCGCCGTGCTCGGCCGCGACGACGAGGCCGCCGATCTCGCCCGTCGGGCGGCGGCAGCGCGAGCCGCGTTCGCCGACGAGCACCTCGATGAGGCCGGCGACCTGCCCGTGCAGCTGCAGGGTGTGTATGTGCTCGCCCTCGCGTTCGACATGGTGCCCGACGCCGTCCGCGCGCGCACCGCGGCCCGCCTGGTCGAGCTCGTGCGTGCACGCGGCGACCGGCTCGACACCGGCTTCCTGTCGGTCCCCTACCTGCTCGACGTGCTGTGGGAGTCGGGCCACCGCGACCTGGCGCGCACCCTGCTCTGGCAGAGCGAGATGCCCTCGTGGCTGTACGAAGTGGACGCGGGTGCGACCACGATCTGGGAGTCATGGGATGCCGTAGCCTCCGACGGCACGCCGCGCCCCGTCTCGCTGAACCACTACGCCTTCGGCTGCGTGGACGACTGGCTGTACCGCCGGGTCGCCGGCATCCAGGCCGCGGCCCCCGGCTACCGCGCGGCCCGCATCGAACCGGACTTCGACGCAGGGCTCACCCACGTGAGCGCCTCCGTCGCCACGCCCGCCGGACGCCTCGCGGTGGAGTGGACGCGCGAGGGCGACACTGCCACCATCTCCTGCACGGTGCCGCACGGCGTCACCGCGACGCTCGAGGCGGCGGGGCGCAGCATCCCGCTCCCCGCCGGGCAGTCGACCGTCGCGGTGGCGCTCGCGGACTGA
- a CDS encoding ABC transporter substrate-binding protein — protein MSRITTARGAAVLATVAASALALSACTGSGGGGESGGAVDTSKLIIALDSDQAALGYDPARYGNGQRMFFEGIYDSLFVLDEEGKVVPQLVTSFEYNADQTELTLDLDTTATFDDGSTLTADLVKQNLDARGNPDLSAYSGFAKGGQNEISEVTVVDDDTVTLSFSAGKPGFEANLVLPAGAIVGPTGAADRSSLDATPDGSGPLKVDDATVKGNSYLLVKDEDNAAAADYPFDSYEFRPILDPQARVNAAISGEVDLAYVTSDTKAQVESADVGLVVNGGTIQNLIAFDKAGATAPQWGDPRVFQALSMAIDRDAYVGAVHPGEVPTANALPADNPGYVPELDDEYAYDPDAAKALLADAGYPDGFSFDFTITPASQRDLEAIQPYWEAIGVTVNLKNAASTEEAFAVVQTEPLGGPIPLTWTNPLGNVYGVLFGFANFHEAQNDQIQAAAGALGAAGEDAAAQETALKDLNRAIVDSGWLIPLYEQLAPWAYNTAKVAEPTFPGAEVFPILASLQPAS, from the coding sequence ATGTCTCGAATCACGACAGCACGCGGCGCCGCCGTCCTTGCGACGGTCGCAGCCTCAGCCTTGGCGCTCAGCGCCTGCACCGGTTCAGGGGGAGGCGGAGAGAGCGGGGGAGCCGTCGACACGTCGAAGCTCATCATCGCCCTCGACTCCGACCAGGCCGCCCTCGGGTACGACCCCGCCCGGTACGGGAACGGCCAGCGGATGTTCTTCGAGGGCATCTACGACTCCCTGTTCGTCCTCGATGAGGAGGGCAAGGTCGTCCCGCAGCTCGTCACGTCCTTCGAGTACAACGCCGACCAGACCGAGCTCACGCTGGACCTCGACACCACCGCGACCTTCGACGACGGCTCGACGCTCACCGCCGACCTCGTCAAGCAGAACCTCGACGCCCGGGGGAACCCGGATCTCTCCGCCTACAGCGGCTTCGCGAAGGGCGGCCAGAACGAGATCTCCGAGGTGACCGTCGTCGATGACGACACCGTCACCCTCAGCTTCTCGGCAGGGAAGCCCGGATTCGAGGCGAACCTCGTGCTGCCCGCGGGTGCGATCGTCGGGCCGACCGGCGCCGCCGACCGATCGAGCCTGGACGCGACGCCGGACGGGTCGGGCCCGCTCAAGGTCGACGACGCGACGGTGAAGGGCAACTCCTACCTCCTCGTCAAGGACGAGGACAACGCCGCAGCGGCGGACTACCCGTTCGACTCCTACGAGTTCCGTCCCATCCTCGACCCGCAGGCGCGCGTCAACGCCGCCATCTCGGGTGAGGTCGACCTGGCCTACGTCACCTCCGACACGAAGGCTCAGGTCGAGTCGGCGGATGTCGGCCTGGTGGTCAACGGCGGCACGATCCAGAACCTCATCGCGTTCGACAAGGCGGGCGCGACTGCCCCGCAGTGGGGTGATCCGCGCGTCTTCCAGGCCCTCTCCATGGCGATCGACCGTGACGCCTACGTCGGCGCCGTTCACCCGGGCGAGGTCCCGACCGCCAACGCCCTTCCGGCGGACAACCCGGGATACGTCCCCGAGCTCGACGACGAGTACGCCTACGACCCGGACGCCGCCAAGGCGCTGCTGGCCGACGCCGGCTACCCCGACGGGTTCAGCTTCGACTTCACCATCACACCCGCGAGCCAGCGCGACCTCGAGGCGATCCAGCCGTACTGGGAGGCCATCGGCGTGACCGTGAACCTCAAGAACGCGGCGTCGACGGAGGAAGCATTCGCGGTGGTGCAGACCGAGCCGCTGGGCGGACCGATCCCGCTGACGTGGACCAACCCGCTCGGCAACGTGTACGGCGTGCTCTTCGGCTTCGCGAACTTCCACGAGGCTCAGAACGACCAGATCCAGGCTGCCGCCGGCGCCCTCGGCGCCGCCGGTGAGGACGCTGCGGCGCAGGAGACGGCGCTCAAGGATCTCAACCGTGCGATCGTCGACTCCGGGTGGCTCATCCCGCTGTACGAGCAGCTCGCACCCTGGGCGTACAACACGGCGAAGGTCGCCGAGCCCACGTTCCCGGGCGCCGAGGTCTTCCCGATCCTCGCGTCCCTCCAGCCCGCGTCTTGA
- a CDS encoding ABC transporter permease yields MMLIFVLKRIAWAILTLLVASGIAFVLVHLSGSTPGGVALGQSATPAEVAAYNESVGWFDPWIVQYATWVGHVLQGDLGVSLIDGREIGPDIAKRLPVTAALAAGGTLLSALLGVVLGVIAAVRGGAVDRFITVLTGIMLSLPAFWLGIVLVYVFAVQLRLLPATGFVPFDVSPEKWFKSLVLPVLTIAITSAGFIARQTRASMAEALAQEHMRTLRAVGTPSWRIIYVHALRGASLPILATVAVQFIVLFGGSVMIELLFALPGIGQAMQSAVGSADLPFVQALVLVATLVVVIVNVALETLNRTLDPKLRTS; encoded by the coding sequence ATGATGCTCATCTTCGTGCTGAAGCGGATCGCATGGGCGATCCTGACGCTGCTGGTCGCGTCGGGCATCGCGTTCGTGCTCGTCCACCTCTCCGGCTCCACGCCGGGCGGTGTGGCGCTCGGCCAGTCGGCGACGCCGGCGGAGGTCGCCGCCTACAACGAGTCCGTCGGCTGGTTCGATCCATGGATCGTGCAGTACGCGACGTGGGTCGGCCATGTCCTGCAGGGCGACCTCGGCGTCTCTCTGATCGACGGGCGCGAGATCGGCCCCGACATCGCCAAGCGGCTGCCGGTCACCGCCGCCCTCGCGGCGGGCGGCACCCTGCTGAGCGCGCTGCTCGGCGTGGTGCTGGGCGTCATCGCCGCGGTGCGCGGCGGCGCCGTCGACCGCTTCATCACGGTCCTCACCGGCATCATGCTCTCGCTGCCGGCGTTCTGGCTGGGTATCGTGCTCGTCTACGTCTTCGCCGTGCAGCTCAGGCTGCTGCCGGCCACCGGGTTCGTGCCCTTCGACGTCTCGCCCGAGAAGTGGTTCAAGTCGCTGGTGCTGCCCGTCCTCACCATCGCCATCACCTCCGCGGGCTTCATCGCGCGGCAGACGCGCGCGTCGATGGCCGAGGCGCTCGCGCAGGAGCACATGCGGACGCTGCGGGCCGTCGGAACGCCGAGCTGGCGCATCATCTACGTGCATGCCCTGCGCGGCGCGAGCCTCCCGATCCTCGCCACGGTCGCCGTGCAGTTCATCGTCCTGTTCGGCGGCTCGGTCATGATCGAGCTCCTCTTCGCGCTCCCCGGCATCGGCCAGGCCATGCAGTCGGCGGTCGGCTCGGCCGACCTGCCGTTCGTCCAGGCGCTCGTCCTGGTCGCCACCCTCGTCGTCGTGATCGTGAATGTGGCGCTCGAGACCCTCAACCGCACCCTCGACCCGAAACTGCGCACCTCATGA